The Paramormyrops kingsleyae isolate MSU_618 chromosome 11, PKINGS_0.4, whole genome shotgun sequence genome includes a window with the following:
- the LOC111843355 gene encoding oxysterols receptor LXR-alpha isoform X1 has protein sequence MSTLSPTDITDVGHDVNKVFGTEDVSHSAVAVADGHDDSLPLPDPIDFPPLPNGTAPAPQAQLNDLGDPDLTPPITAESASAKLDPAVSALAVEQENLPVKRKKGPAPKMLGNEVCSVCGDKASGFHYNVLSCEGCKGFFRRSVIKGAQYTCKNSGKCEMDMYMRRKCQQCRLRKCREAGMLEQCVLSEEQIRLKKLKKQQEEECARTSAVPAEPAPRPEVAQLAPEQLEMIEKLVAMQKQCNKRSFLDRPKVTPWPQSQDPQNREVRQQRFAHFTELAIMSVQEIVDFAKQLPGFLELTREDQIALLKTSTIEIMLLESSRRYDPAIESITFLKDFSYNKEDFAKAGLQFEFINPIFEFSKGMNDLHLDEAEYALLIAINIFSADRPNVQDHDLVERLQQPYVDALHSYIRIKRPNDQLMFPRMLMKLVSLRTLSSVHSEQVFALRLQDKKLPPLLSEIWDVHE, from the exons ATGTCCACGCTCTCTCCGACTGATATCACTGATGTTGGTCATG ATGTAAATAAAGTGTTCGGCACAGAGGATGTGTCCCACTCTGCTGTGGCGGTAGCAGACGGTCACGATGACTCGCTGCCCCTCCCTGACCCCATCGATTTCCCCCCCCTGCCAAACGGCACAGCACCGGCTCCTCAGGCCCAGCTGAATGACCTCGGGGACCCAGATCTGACCCCTCCCATCACTGCGGAATCTGCCAGTGCCAAATTGGACCCCGCTGTAAGCGCGCTGGCCGTTGAACAAG AGAACCTGCCAGTCAAGCGGAAGAAAGGCCCGGCCCCCAAGATGCTGGGTAATGAGGTGTGCAGCGTGTGTGGGGACAAGGCCTCGGGCTTCCACTACAACGTGCTGAGCTGCGAGGGCTGCAAGGGCTTCTTCCGCCGCAGCGTCATCAAGGGCGCCCAGTACACCTGCAAGAACAGCGGCAAATGCGAGATGGACATGTACATGCGGCGCAAGTGCCAGCAGTGCCGGCTGCGCAAGTGCCGGGAGGCGGGCATGCTAGAGCAGT gTGTCCTCTCCGAAGAGCAAATCCGGCTGAAGAAGCTGAAGAAGCAGCAGGAAGAGGAGTGTGCGCGCACGTCTGCCGTGCCGGCCGAGCCAGCACCGAGGCCCGAGGTGGCCCAGCTGGCTCCAGAGCAGCTGGAGATGATTGAGAAGCTGGTGGCCATGCAGAAACAGTGCAACAAGAGATCCTTTCTGGACCGGCCCAAAGTCACG CCGTGGCCCCAGAGCCAGGACCCGCAGAACCGTGAGGTGAGGCAGCAACGCTTTGCCCATTTCACCGAGCTGGCCATCATGTCAGTGCAGGAGATTGTGGACTTTGCCAAGCAGCTTCCGGGTTTCCTGGAGCTCACTAGAGAGGACCAGATTGCCCTCCTTAAGACGTCCACCATCGAG atCATGCTGCTGGAGTCGTCACGGCGATATGACCCTGCCATAGAAAGTATCACTTTTCTGAAGGACTTTAGCTATAATAAGGAGGATTTCGCAAAAGCGG GGCTTCAGTTTGAGTTCATTAACCCCATCTTTGAGTTCTCCAAGGGCATGAATGACCTGCACCTGGATGAAGCAGAGTATGCCCTGCTCATCGCCATCAACATCTTCTCAGCAG ATCGGCCTAATGTACAAGACCACGATTTAGTGGAAAGACTGCAGCAGCCATATGTAGATGCACTTCACTCTTATATCAGAATAAAGAGACCAAAC GACCAACTGATGTTTCCTCGCATGTTGATGAAGCTGGTGAGCCTCCGCACCCTCAGCAGTGTCCACTCTGAGCAGGTCTTTGCACTGCGCCTCCAGGACAAGAAGCTCCCGCCGCTGCTGTCTGAGATCTGGGATGTCCACGAGTGA
- the LOC111843355 gene encoding oxysterols receptor LXR-alpha isoform X2: MLGNEVCSVCGDKASGFHYNVLSCEGCKGFFRRSVIKGAQYTCKNSGKCEMDMYMRRKCQQCRLRKCREAGMLEQCVLSEEQIRLKKLKKQQEEECARTSAVPAEPAPRPEVAQLAPEQLEMIEKLVAMQKQCNKRSFLDRPKVTPWPQSQDPQNREVRQQRFAHFTELAIMSVQEIVDFAKQLPGFLELTREDQIALLKTSTIEIMLLESSRRYDPAIESITFLKDFSYNKEDFAKAGLQFEFINPIFEFSKGMNDLHLDEAEYALLIAINIFSADRPNVQDHDLVERLQQPYVDALHSYIRIKRPNDQLMFPRMLMKLVSLRTLSSVHSEQVFALRLQDKKLPPLLSEIWDVHE; the protein is encoded by the exons ATGCTGGGTAATGAGGTGTGCAGCGTGTGTGGGGACAAGGCCTCGGGCTTCCACTACAACGTGCTGAGCTGCGAGGGCTGCAAGGGCTTCTTCCGCCGCAGCGTCATCAAGGGCGCCCAGTACACCTGCAAGAACAGCGGCAAATGCGAGATGGACATGTACATGCGGCGCAAGTGCCAGCAGTGCCGGCTGCGCAAGTGCCGGGAGGCGGGCATGCTAGAGCAGT gTGTCCTCTCCGAAGAGCAAATCCGGCTGAAGAAGCTGAAGAAGCAGCAGGAAGAGGAGTGTGCGCGCACGTCTGCCGTGCCGGCCGAGCCAGCACCGAGGCCCGAGGTGGCCCAGCTGGCTCCAGAGCAGCTGGAGATGATTGAGAAGCTGGTGGCCATGCAGAAACAGTGCAACAAGAGATCCTTTCTGGACCGGCCCAAAGTCACG CCGTGGCCCCAGAGCCAGGACCCGCAGAACCGTGAGGTGAGGCAGCAACGCTTTGCCCATTTCACCGAGCTGGCCATCATGTCAGTGCAGGAGATTGTGGACTTTGCCAAGCAGCTTCCGGGTTTCCTGGAGCTCACTAGAGAGGACCAGATTGCCCTCCTTAAGACGTCCACCATCGAG atCATGCTGCTGGAGTCGTCACGGCGATATGACCCTGCCATAGAAAGTATCACTTTTCTGAAGGACTTTAGCTATAATAAGGAGGATTTCGCAAAAGCGG GGCTTCAGTTTGAGTTCATTAACCCCATCTTTGAGTTCTCCAAGGGCATGAATGACCTGCACCTGGATGAAGCAGAGTATGCCCTGCTCATCGCCATCAACATCTTCTCAGCAG ATCGGCCTAATGTACAAGACCACGATTTAGTGGAAAGACTGCAGCAGCCATATGTAGATGCACTTCACTCTTATATCAGAATAAAGAGACCAAAC GACCAACTGATGTTTCCTCGCATGTTGATGAAGCTGGTGAGCCTCCGCACCCTCAGCAGTGTCCACTCTGAGCAGGTCTTTGCACTGCGCCTCCAGGACAAGAAGCTCCCGCCGCTGCTGTCTGAGATCTGGGATGTCCACGAGTGA
- the arl14ep gene encoding ARL14 effector protein isoform X4, translated as MAGKSASKRRSITLDFKRKIVLLIETKIKTQADIVRDYALSKSTVSDIWSNREKYKTSSQFADGSKKMRKSTYDDVEDALFLWLKQARSLGAPVSGPILKEKAVRLAVELGHNDFKCSDGWLDRFKKRRAVIFRVLSGESVSVPQELATDWLQTKLPWLLDQYDERNIFNADETGLFFKLLPDRTMMFKGDSCHGGKRSKERLTLLFAANMDGSEKLPLLAIGKSAKPRCFKGAKSLPVVYKSNCKAWMTASLFSEWLTDLDRKFVKEERRVLMIVDHCSAHDPAVAEQLKAIKLEFLPPNCTSLLQPCDMGIIQNFKVLYRKRLLQKLIMASENGDMDNFAIDILQCLRWARSVWENEITATTINNCFRKAGIVKNIVSDISAETGEDRSETSPCTILSARDCGNIFERLMELHFLDQTMSAEEFLVVDEHVQTAAVFTDQEIATEVKAKSAGVDGAQTGDESSDEEAPAELPPSTREASMALTLLQRYIEHNANDAVEADVLMNCVGKLDAYITKTSERNAAQKKMTDYFSSQFPISKPQLAAQWVQSLGRKSFVPTANSCLCSEHFQPDCFRDYNGRQFLREDAVPTIFAGCNTTKIELRKSRGGVVAKDPLTEKDKEKDHEKANLRTRDKKQKLKETNSANMYWNWSSAKEDDKTGT; from the exons ATGGCTGGGAAGTCTGCATCGAAGCGTCGTTCTATAACATTAGATTTTAAACGCAAAATCGTCCTTTTAATCgaaacaaaaattaaaacacaaGCGGATATTGTACGTGACTATGCTTTAAGTAAATCTACGGTCAGTGACATCTGGAGTAACCGTGAGAAGTACAAGACTTCTTCGCAGTTTgcagatggcagcaagaaaatgcGCAAATCCACCTATGATGATGTTGAAGATGCGCTTTTTCTTTGGTTGAAGCAAGCACGTTCACTTGGTGCGCCAGTCTCAGGTCCAATTCTGAAAGAGAAGGCAGTCAGGCTTGCTGTTGAACTTGGTCACAATGACTTTAAATGTAGTGATGGATGGCTGGATCGGTTCAAGAAGCGCAGAGCTGTTATCTTTCGCGTCCTGAGTGGCGAATCAGTGTCTGTACCACAAGAACTTGCTACAGACTGGCTACAGACCAAACTGCCATGGCTGCTGGACCAATATGACGAACGCAACATCTTCAACGCTGACGAGACTGGATTATTTTTTAAGTTGTTGCCAGATCGCACAATGATGTTCAAAGGAGACAGCTGTCACGGTGGCAAGAGAAGTAAAGAGCGCCTCACATTATTGTTTGCTGCCAATATGGATGGATCTGAAAAGCTGCCGCTGCTAGCTATTGGAAAGTCTGCCAAGCCACGTTGTTTCAAAGGTGCAAAGTCGCTGCCAGTTGTGTACAAAAGCAATTGCAAAGCGTGGATGACAGCCAGTCTGTTCAGTGAATGGCTGACAGATCTTGACAGAAAATTTGTGAAGGAAGAGCGTCGCGTTCTGATGATCGTTGATCACTGCAGCGCGCATGACCCAGCTGTAGCTGAACAGCTTAAAGCAATAAAGCTGGAGTTCTTGCCACCAAACTGTACTAGTCTACTTCAGCCATGTGACATGGGCATCATACAGAACTTCAAAGTTCTGTACAGAAAGCGACTTCTGCAGAAACTTATCATGGCCAGCGAGAACGGCGACATGGATAACTTTGCCATAGACATTCTGCAGTGTTTGCGATGGGCTCGGTCAGTCTGGGAGAACGAAATCACAGCGACAACAATCAACAATTGTTTCAGGAAGGCGGGAATTGTCAAGAACATTGTATCTGATATTTCTGCAGAGACAGGAGAAGATCGTTCAGAGACCTCCCCATGTACAATATTGTCTGCTCGTGACTGTGGTAACATATTTGAACGACTGATGGAATTGCATTTCTTGGACCAGACTATGTCTGCGGAAGAATTTCTTGTTGTTGATGAGCATGTGCAGACAGCTGCTGTGTTTACCGATCAGGAGATTGCAACAGAAGTCAAGGCAAAGTCTGCTGGTGTCGATGGTGCACAAACTGGTGACGAATCCAGTGATGAGGAGGCTCCAGCTGAGCTTCCACCATCTACACGTGAAGCAAGCATGGCGTTGACACTGCTGCAGCGTTACATTGAACATAACGCTAATGATGCTGTTGAAGCAGACGTTCTGATGAATTGCGTTGGAAAACTTGATGCCTATATCACTAAAACCTCTGAAAGAAATGCAGCCCAGAAGAAAATGACAGATTATTTTTCTTCCCA GTTCCCCATCAGCAAGCCCCAGCTCGCGGCCCAGTGGGTACAGAGCCTCGGTCGCAAGTCATTTGTTCCCACTGCCAACTCGTGTCTCTGCTCCGAGCACTTCCAGCCAGACTGTTTCCGTGATTACAACGGAAGGCAGTTCCTGAGAGAGGATGCCGTGCCTACTATCTTTGCTGGCTGCAATACTACAAAG ATTGAATTACGGAAGAGTCGAGGTGGGGTAGTAGCAAAAGATCCTTTGACAGAAAAAGATAAAGAAAAGGACCACGAGAAAGCAAACCTACGTACAAgagacaaaaagcaaaaactgAAGGAGACAAATTCTGCCAATATG
- the arl14ep gene encoding ARL14 effector protein isoform X3, with the protein MAGKSASKRRSITLDFKRKIVLLIETKIKTQADIVRDYALSKSTVSDIWSNREKYKTSSQFADGSKKMRKSTYDDVEDALFLWLKQARSLGAPVSGPILKEKAVRLAVELGHNDFKCSDGWLDRFKKRRAVIFRVLSGESVSVPQELATDWLQTKLPWLLDQYDERNIFNADETGLFFKLLPDRTMMFKGDSCHGGKRSKERLTLLFAANMDGSEKLPLLAIGKSAKPRCFKGAKSLPVVYKSNCKAWMTASLFSEWLTDLDRKFVKEERRVLMIVDHCSAHDPAVAEQLKAIKLEFLPPNCTSLLQPCDMGIIQNFKVLYRKRLLQKLIMASENGDMDNFAIDILQCLRWARSVWENEITATTINNCFRKAGIVKNIVSDISAETGEDRSETSPCTILSARDCGNIFERLMELHFLDQTMSAEEFLVVDEHVQTAAVFTDQEIATEVKAKSAGVDGAQTGDESSDEEAPAELPPSTREASMALTLLQRYIEHNANDAVEADVLMNCVGKLDAYITKTSERNAAQKKMTDYFSSQFPISKPQLAAQWVQSLGRKSFVPTANSCLCSEHFQPDCFRDYNGRQFLREDAVPTIFAGCNTTKIELRKSRGGVVAKDPLTEKDKEKDHEKANLRTRDKKQKLKETNSANMGKTAKALKSLEFTNPGRQTDFAAENNRRDKRRVNKYTSSDKGQRC; encoded by the exons ATGGCTGGGAAGTCTGCATCGAAGCGTCGTTCTATAACATTAGATTTTAAACGCAAAATCGTCCTTTTAATCgaaacaaaaattaaaacacaaGCGGATATTGTACGTGACTATGCTTTAAGTAAATCTACGGTCAGTGACATCTGGAGTAACCGTGAGAAGTACAAGACTTCTTCGCAGTTTgcagatggcagcaagaaaatgcGCAAATCCACCTATGATGATGTTGAAGATGCGCTTTTTCTTTGGTTGAAGCAAGCACGTTCACTTGGTGCGCCAGTCTCAGGTCCAATTCTGAAAGAGAAGGCAGTCAGGCTTGCTGTTGAACTTGGTCACAATGACTTTAAATGTAGTGATGGATGGCTGGATCGGTTCAAGAAGCGCAGAGCTGTTATCTTTCGCGTCCTGAGTGGCGAATCAGTGTCTGTACCACAAGAACTTGCTACAGACTGGCTACAGACCAAACTGCCATGGCTGCTGGACCAATATGACGAACGCAACATCTTCAACGCTGACGAGACTGGATTATTTTTTAAGTTGTTGCCAGATCGCACAATGATGTTCAAAGGAGACAGCTGTCACGGTGGCAAGAGAAGTAAAGAGCGCCTCACATTATTGTTTGCTGCCAATATGGATGGATCTGAAAAGCTGCCGCTGCTAGCTATTGGAAAGTCTGCCAAGCCACGTTGTTTCAAAGGTGCAAAGTCGCTGCCAGTTGTGTACAAAAGCAATTGCAAAGCGTGGATGACAGCCAGTCTGTTCAGTGAATGGCTGACAGATCTTGACAGAAAATTTGTGAAGGAAGAGCGTCGCGTTCTGATGATCGTTGATCACTGCAGCGCGCATGACCCAGCTGTAGCTGAACAGCTTAAAGCAATAAAGCTGGAGTTCTTGCCACCAAACTGTACTAGTCTACTTCAGCCATGTGACATGGGCATCATACAGAACTTCAAAGTTCTGTACAGAAAGCGACTTCTGCAGAAACTTATCATGGCCAGCGAGAACGGCGACATGGATAACTTTGCCATAGACATTCTGCAGTGTTTGCGATGGGCTCGGTCAGTCTGGGAGAACGAAATCACAGCGACAACAATCAACAATTGTTTCAGGAAGGCGGGAATTGTCAAGAACATTGTATCTGATATTTCTGCAGAGACAGGAGAAGATCGTTCAGAGACCTCCCCATGTACAATATTGTCTGCTCGTGACTGTGGTAACATATTTGAACGACTGATGGAATTGCATTTCTTGGACCAGACTATGTCTGCGGAAGAATTTCTTGTTGTTGATGAGCATGTGCAGACAGCTGCTGTGTTTACCGATCAGGAGATTGCAACAGAAGTCAAGGCAAAGTCTGCTGGTGTCGATGGTGCACAAACTGGTGACGAATCCAGTGATGAGGAGGCTCCAGCTGAGCTTCCACCATCTACACGTGAAGCAAGCATGGCGTTGACACTGCTGCAGCGTTACATTGAACATAACGCTAATGATGCTGTTGAAGCAGACGTTCTGATGAATTGCGTTGGAAAACTTGATGCCTATATCACTAAAACCTCTGAAAGAAATGCAGCCCAGAAGAAAATGACAGATTATTTTTCTTCCCA GTTCCCCATCAGCAAGCCCCAGCTCGCGGCCCAGTGGGTACAGAGCCTCGGTCGCAAGTCATTTGTTCCCACTGCCAACTCGTGTCTCTGCTCCGAGCACTTCCAGCCAGACTGTTTCCGTGATTACAACGGAAGGCAGTTCCTGAGAGAGGATGCCGTGCCTACTATCTTTGCTGGCTGCAATACTACAAAG ATTGAATTACGGAAGAGTCGAGGTGGGGTAGTAGCAAAAGATCCTTTGACAGAAAAAGATAAAGAAAAGGACCACGAGAAAGCAAACCTACGTACAAgagacaaaaagcaaaaactgAAGGAGACAAATTCTGCCAATATG
- the arl14ep gene encoding ARL14 effector protein isoform X2, whose product MAGKSASKRRSITLDFKRKIVLLIETKIKTQADIVRDYALSKSTVSDIWSNREKYKTSSQFADGSKKMRKSTYDDVEDALFLWLKQARSLGAPVSGPILKEKAVRLAVELGHNDFKCSDGWLDRFKKRRAVIFRVLSGESVSVPQELATDWLQTKLPWLLDQYDERNIFNADETGLFFKLLPDRTMMFKGDSCHGGKRSKERLTLLFAANMDGSEKLPLLAIGKSAKPRCFKGAKSLPVVYKSNCKAWMTASLFSEWLTDLDRKFVKEERRVLMIVDHCSAHDPAVAEQLKAIKLEFLPPNCTSLLQPCDMGIIQNFKVLYRKRLLQKLIMASENGDMDNFAIDILQCLRWARSVWENEITATTINNCFRKAGIVKNIVSDISAETGEDRSETSPCTILSARDCGNIFERLMELHFLDQTMSAEEFLVVDEHVQTAAVFTDQEIATEVKAKSAGVDGAQTGDESSDEEAPAELPPSTREASMALTLLQRYIEHNANDAVEADVLMNCVGKLDAYITKTSERNAAQKKMTDYFSSQFPISKPQLAAQWVQSLGRKSFVPTANSCLCSEHFQPDCFRDYNGRQFLREDAVPTIFAGCNTTKIELRKSRGGVVAKDPLTEKDKEKDHEKANLRTRDKKQKLKETNSANMGKTAKALKSLEFTNPGRQTDFAAENNRRDKRRVNKYTSSDKLDPYILFCLSGRPWVQRVKCMTAKAC is encoded by the exons ATGGCTGGGAAGTCTGCATCGAAGCGTCGTTCTATAACATTAGATTTTAAACGCAAAATCGTCCTTTTAATCgaaacaaaaattaaaacacaaGCGGATATTGTACGTGACTATGCTTTAAGTAAATCTACGGTCAGTGACATCTGGAGTAACCGTGAGAAGTACAAGACTTCTTCGCAGTTTgcagatggcagcaagaaaatgcGCAAATCCACCTATGATGATGTTGAAGATGCGCTTTTTCTTTGGTTGAAGCAAGCACGTTCACTTGGTGCGCCAGTCTCAGGTCCAATTCTGAAAGAGAAGGCAGTCAGGCTTGCTGTTGAACTTGGTCACAATGACTTTAAATGTAGTGATGGATGGCTGGATCGGTTCAAGAAGCGCAGAGCTGTTATCTTTCGCGTCCTGAGTGGCGAATCAGTGTCTGTACCACAAGAACTTGCTACAGACTGGCTACAGACCAAACTGCCATGGCTGCTGGACCAATATGACGAACGCAACATCTTCAACGCTGACGAGACTGGATTATTTTTTAAGTTGTTGCCAGATCGCACAATGATGTTCAAAGGAGACAGCTGTCACGGTGGCAAGAGAAGTAAAGAGCGCCTCACATTATTGTTTGCTGCCAATATGGATGGATCTGAAAAGCTGCCGCTGCTAGCTATTGGAAAGTCTGCCAAGCCACGTTGTTTCAAAGGTGCAAAGTCGCTGCCAGTTGTGTACAAAAGCAATTGCAAAGCGTGGATGACAGCCAGTCTGTTCAGTGAATGGCTGACAGATCTTGACAGAAAATTTGTGAAGGAAGAGCGTCGCGTTCTGATGATCGTTGATCACTGCAGCGCGCATGACCCAGCTGTAGCTGAACAGCTTAAAGCAATAAAGCTGGAGTTCTTGCCACCAAACTGTACTAGTCTACTTCAGCCATGTGACATGGGCATCATACAGAACTTCAAAGTTCTGTACAGAAAGCGACTTCTGCAGAAACTTATCATGGCCAGCGAGAACGGCGACATGGATAACTTTGCCATAGACATTCTGCAGTGTTTGCGATGGGCTCGGTCAGTCTGGGAGAACGAAATCACAGCGACAACAATCAACAATTGTTTCAGGAAGGCGGGAATTGTCAAGAACATTGTATCTGATATTTCTGCAGAGACAGGAGAAGATCGTTCAGAGACCTCCCCATGTACAATATTGTCTGCTCGTGACTGTGGTAACATATTTGAACGACTGATGGAATTGCATTTCTTGGACCAGACTATGTCTGCGGAAGAATTTCTTGTTGTTGATGAGCATGTGCAGACAGCTGCTGTGTTTACCGATCAGGAGATTGCAACAGAAGTCAAGGCAAAGTCTGCTGGTGTCGATGGTGCACAAACTGGTGACGAATCCAGTGATGAGGAGGCTCCAGCTGAGCTTCCACCATCTACACGTGAAGCAAGCATGGCGTTGACACTGCTGCAGCGTTACATTGAACATAACGCTAATGATGCTGTTGAAGCAGACGTTCTGATGAATTGCGTTGGAAAACTTGATGCCTATATCACTAAAACCTCTGAAAGAAATGCAGCCCAGAAGAAAATGACAGATTATTTTTCTTCCCA GTTCCCCATCAGCAAGCCCCAGCTCGCGGCCCAGTGGGTACAGAGCCTCGGTCGCAAGTCATTTGTTCCCACTGCCAACTCGTGTCTCTGCTCCGAGCACTTCCAGCCAGACTGTTTCCGTGATTACAACGGAAGGCAGTTCCTGAGAGAGGATGCCGTGCCTACTATCTTTGCTGGCTGCAATACTACAAAG ATTGAATTACGGAAGAGTCGAGGTGGGGTAGTAGCAAAAGATCCTTTGACAGAAAAAGATAAAGAAAAGGACCACGAGAAAGCAAACCTACGTACAAgagacaaaaagcaaaaactgAAGGAGACAAATTCTGCCAATATG